In Streptomyces sp. NBC_00091, the following proteins share a genomic window:
- a CDS encoding TPM domain-containing protein, whose product MAGATPAHAEDPVTLSQQGQITDRVNALADRRPAVTAALDKLYADHRVQLFVTYVHDFSDRSPQSWADATAQKNGLGQNDLLLAVATGARQYAYSADVESGFTEEQLAAVARTAIEPALRQNDWAGAAIGAANGYDAVLAGRPVPVPAITPGAPDPGGGGADGQSGAGDFVLPVVAVGAAGALGVYAYRRRKRGRGTATTHAGWDGARAEPTPLPELDTRAKALLVETDDAIRTSIEELGFASAQFGDAAIGTFTEAVAYAKGELTQAFRLRQQLDDAYPEDDATRRRMLDEIVARCTEANRRLDAESADFDRLRDLEKNAPQALTTVEAHFRALTGRTATAEATLTALTGRYADSASAPVASNPEQAKDRLLFATTNLGEARAAIDGGDNGRAAVHVRAAEGAVDQAATLVDAVERRAQELAEAAGKLPGALTETEADLADARGLLTGTAEGSSTADLRGRIGRAESVLADVRQEQAAGRYDPIDALRRVEEADAALDEALAGAREQESGRQRAAGLLDQAMLSARSAIGAATDYVTTSRGAVGSQARTRLAEAQRHLERSVSLAGQNPAGALAEAQQADSLARQAQQLAEQDVRAYQNPYAGQRAGGGRGGAVLGGIILGEILRGGTGGFGGGGFGGGFGGGGGAGGGRGPGSYGGGGTRGRMGGGGRF is encoded by the coding sequence GTGGCCGGGGCGACCCCGGCCCACGCCGAAGACCCCGTCACCCTGTCGCAGCAAGGGCAGATCACCGACCGCGTGAACGCCCTCGCCGACCGCCGCCCCGCCGTCACGGCCGCGCTGGACAAGCTCTACGCCGACCACCGCGTCCAGCTCTTCGTCACGTACGTGCACGACTTCTCCGACCGCTCCCCCCAGAGCTGGGCCGACGCGACCGCACAGAAGAACGGCCTCGGCCAGAACGACCTCCTGCTGGCGGTGGCCACCGGCGCCCGGCAGTACGCCTATTCGGCCGACGTGGAGTCCGGTTTCACCGAGGAGCAGCTCGCGGCCGTCGCCCGTACCGCCATCGAGCCCGCCCTGCGCCAGAACGACTGGGCGGGCGCCGCGATCGGCGCGGCGAACGGCTACGACGCGGTGCTCGCCGGCCGGCCCGTCCCCGTGCCCGCCATCACCCCCGGCGCGCCCGACCCCGGCGGCGGCGGGGCCGACGGCCAGAGCGGCGCCGGCGACTTCGTGCTGCCGGTGGTCGCCGTCGGCGCGGCCGGGGCGCTCGGGGTGTACGCGTACAGGCGGCGCAAGCGCGGCAGGGGTACGGCGACCACCCACGCCGGCTGGGACGGGGCGCGGGCCGAGCCGACCCCGCTGCCGGAGCTCGACACCAGGGCGAAGGCCCTGCTGGTGGAGACCGACGACGCCATCCGTACGAGTATCGAGGAACTCGGCTTCGCCTCCGCCCAGTTCGGCGACGCGGCGATCGGGACCTTCACCGAGGCGGTGGCGTACGCCAAGGGCGAGCTGACGCAGGCCTTCCGGCTGCGCCAGCAGCTGGACGACGCCTACCCCGAGGACGACGCCACCCGGCGCCGGATGCTGGACGAGATCGTGGCGCGCTGCACGGAGGCGAACCGGCGGCTCGACGCCGAGTCGGCGGACTTCGACCGGCTGCGGGACCTGGAGAAGAACGCCCCGCAGGCCCTCACCACCGTGGAGGCGCACTTCCGCGCGCTGACCGGGCGTACGGCCACGGCCGAGGCGACCCTGACGGCGCTGACGGGCCGGTACGCGGACTCCGCGTCCGCGCCGGTGGCCTCCAACCCCGAGCAGGCCAAGGACCGGCTGCTGTTCGCGACGACCAACCTCGGCGAGGCGCGGGCGGCGATCGACGGCGGGGACAACGGAAGGGCGGCCGTGCACGTACGGGCCGCCGAGGGGGCGGTGGACCAGGCGGCGACCCTGGTGGACGCGGTCGAGCGGCGGGCGCAGGAGCTGGCGGAGGCGGCCGGGAAGCTGCCGGGCGCCCTCACCGAGACGGAGGCGGACCTCGCCGACGCGCGCGGCCTGCTCACCGGTACGGCGGAGGGCTCCTCCACGGCGGACCTGCGCGGCCGGATCGGCCGGGCGGAGTCCGTACTGGCCGACGTGCGCCAGGAGCAGGCGGCCGGCCGGTACGACCCGATCGACGCCCTGCGGCGGGTCGAGGAGGCGGACGCGGCCCTCGACGAGGCCCTGGCCGGGGCGCGCGAGCAGGAGTCGGGGCGCCAGCGCGCGGCGGGCCTGCTGGACCAGGCCATGCTGTCGGCCCGCAGCGCGATCGGCGCGGCGACGGACTACGTCACCACCAGCCGGGGCGCGGTCGGCAGCCAGGCCCGGACCCGGCTGGCGGAGGCGCAGCGGCACCTGGAGCGGTCGGTGTCCCTGGCCGGGCAGAACCCGGCGGGCGCGCTGGCGGAGGCGCAGCAGGCGGACTCGCTCGCCCGGCAGGCGCAGCAGCTGGCGGAGCAGGACGTACGGGCGTACCAGAACCCGTACGCCGGGCAGCGCGCCGGCGGCGGCCGGGGCGGCGCCGTACTCGGCGGGATCATCCTCGGCGAGATCCTGCGGGGCGGCACGGGCGGCTTCGGCGGAGGCGGCTTCGGCGGAGGCTTCGGCGGCGGGGGCGGCG